Proteins found in one Mixophyes fleayi isolate aMixFle1 chromosome 8, aMixFle1.hap1, whole genome shotgun sequence genomic segment:
- the P4HTM gene encoding transmembrane prolyl 4-hydroxylase: MEAPVTGRNHPPPPQEEPPPVRDRLAGIQKGNSVCSRSYFVVVMVFVHVYILNVIALLLYVYYTNGSQQDPPGEPVTASPALEHRPRLRQEETPYTYLPRLEGIKVGHRQKVELVHNKMYDMRTLSLKPLLFEIPNFLTEEECKLLIHLAQLKGLQASQILPVDGYKEAMENLEISKADIFNLFDHNQDGQLQIKEVLTHSRLGNGRWMTPENIREMYTAVKADPDGNGVLSLEEFKKLNLRDFHKYLGNQEITMNDLVRNSQHTWLYQGEGAHQVLRSIRQRVIKLTHLPPDVVENSEPLQVVRYNTGGHYHAHMDSGPVFPETACAHTKLTTNETSAFETSCRYVTVLFYLNNVTDGGETTFPIADNRTYEEMSLIQNDIDLRDTRKHCDKGNLRIKPRQGTAVFWYNYLSDGKGWVGDLDEFALHGGCLVTEGTKWIANNWINVDPNKSRQLWFLQEMARYAKDDNEEVQKEWTVDKSYKDMHVDL, from the exons ATGGAGGCTCCGGTGACCGGGAGGAATCATCCGCCGCCGCCCCAGGAGGAGCCCCCGCCGGTCCGGGACAGGCTGGCCGGGATACAGAAGGGGAACAGCGTGTGCTCCCGCTCGTACTTCGTGGTGGTGATGGTGTTCGTGCACGTCTACATCCTGAATGTCATCGCGCTGCTGCTCTATGTGTATTATACCAACGGCAGCCAGCAGGATCCCCCCGGGGAGCCGGTCACCGCCAGCCCGGCCCTGGAGCACAGACCTCGGCTGCGGCAGGAGGAGACTCCCTACACCTACCTGCCCCGGCTGGAGGGCATCAAG GTTGGGCACAGACAGAAGGTAGAACTGGTCCATAACAAAATGTACGACATGAGAACTCTAAGTCTAAAGCCTCTTCTGTTTG AAATCCCTAATTTCCTGACGGAAGAAGAGTGCAAGCTGCTCATCCACCTGGCTCAGTTAAAGGGACTACAGGCCAGTCAGATTTTGCCGGTAGACGGCTACAAGGAAGCCATGGAGAATCTAGAGATCAGCAAGGCTGACATCTTTAATCTGTTTGACCACAATCAAGATGGGCAGCTGCAGATAAAGGAG GTGTTAACTCATTCCCGTCTTGGAAACGGCAGGTGGATGACCCCAGAGAATATTCGGGAGATGTACACCGCTGTAAAGGCTGACCCAGATGGAAACG GGGTCCTCAGTCTGGAGGAATTCAAAAAGCTAAACCTCAGAGACTTCCACAAATACCTGGGTAACCAAGAAATCACCATGAACGATTTGGTGAGGAACAGTCAGCACACTTGGCTGTACCAGGGAGAGGGCGCTCACCAAGTGCTGCGCTCAATACGCCAGAG AGTCATCAAGTTGACCCATCTGCCCCCGGATGTGGTGGAGAACAGTGAACCTTTACAAGTGGTGAGGTACAACACCGGCGGGCATTACCATGCCCACATGGACAGTGGGCCAGTGTTTCCGGAGACGGCCTGTGCTCACACCAAGCTAACAACCAATGAAACGTCTGCTTTTGAAACCTCCTGTCG GTACGTCACGGTTCTGTTTTACTTGAACAATGTTACTGACGGAGGAGAAACCACGTTTCCAATCGCTGATAACAGGACCTATGAAGAGATG TCCTTAATCCAGAATGACATTGATCTGAGAGACACCAGGAAGCATTGTGATAAGGGGAACCTGAGAATTAAACCACGGCAAGGAACGGCTGTATTCTGGTACAATTACCTGTCCGACGGCAAAG GCTGGGTCGGAGATCTGGATGAGTTTGCTTTACACGGAGGCTGTCTAGTGACAGAGGGCACTAAATGGATTGCAAACAACTGGATCAACGTTGACCCCAACAAGTCACGCCAGCTCTGGTTCCTGCAGGAGATGGCTCGATATGCCAAAGACGACAACGAGGAGGTCCAGAAGGAGTGGACTGTGGACAAGTCTTACAAGGACATGCATGTGGATTTGTAA
- the LOC142100195 gene encoding secreted frizzled-related protein 5-like has product MSAQKYQRPGRRGSPWLLLFLLCFLTGGSQTMYVDFVSSSSRCMTIPRHMPLCHGIGYSEMRIPNLLGHETMAEVIQQSSSWLPLLARECHPDARIFLCSLFAPICLEGIIKPCRSLCEAVRNNCAPIMACYGYPWPEILKCDQFPMDHGMCISRISNGTGSSRRMVPRASCRDCELDEASSAKEILDTFCANDFIAKVRITKRNMTSSSVSDFDMDSKLEVLKHSPLAKVDIFPKLQQWLDLDATCVQNIMRGTRTGTYVISGDVREDKMVVNNAYAWQKRNKNLHFAVKKWKHHRCRS; this is encoded by the exons ATGAGTGCGCAGAAATACCAACGACCAGGGCGCCGCGGCTCACCCTGGCTACTGCTATTCTTGCTGTGCTTCTTGACCGGTGGCTCTCAAACAATGTACGTGGACTTTGTGAGCAGTTCCTCTAGATGTATGACGATCCCCAGGCATATGCCTCTATGCCATGGCATTGGATATTCGGAAATGAGAATCCCCAACTTGCTGGGGCACGAGACGATGGCAGAGGTCATCCAGCAATCCTCCAGTTGGCTGCCGTTGCTGGCGCGAGAATGCCACCCGGACGCAAGGATATTCCTGTGCTCGCTCTTCGCGCCTATTTGCTTGGAAGG GATTATCAAGCCATGCCGCAGCCTGTGCGAGGCGGTGAGGAACAACTGCGCCCCCATCATGGCGTGCTATGGCTATCCGTGGCCGGAGATCCTCAAATGCGACCAGTTCCCTATGGATCACGGGATGTGCATCTCAAGAATCTCCAACGGCACAGGTTCCAGTCGGAGAA TGGTGCCCCGAGCCAGCTGCAGGGACTGTGAACTGGATGAGGCCAGCTCTGCCAAGGAGATACTGGATACGTTCTGTGCTAATGATTTCA ttGCCAAAGTCCGCATCACAAAAAGAAACATGACTTCGTCTTCTGTCTCGGACTTTGACATGGATTCGAAGCTGGAGGTCTTAAAACATAGCCCGCTGGCCAAGGTTGACATCTTCCCCAAGCTTCAGCAATGGCTGGACTTAGACGCAACGTGTGTGCAGAATATCATGCGTGGGACCCGCACGGGCACTTATGTCATTAGTGGAGACGTGCGAGAGGACAAGATGGTGGTGAATAACGCCTACGCCTGGCAGAAGAGGAACAAGAACCTACACTTTGCTGTAAAGAAATGGAAGCACCACAGATGCCGATCATAG